The DNA window ACAAACCAAGCTCGCCGATTAATGACAAAGCCTCGGGCTTGGCCGAAAGAAAGCTATCGGGCCCTGCCTCGAGGACACAGTCTGCGATGGTATTGGTTTGGATCACGCCGCCCAGGCGAGCTGAGGGCTCGATCAGGATGGACGCTTGTTGCCGTCTGGCAAGGTAATAAGCGGCGGAGAGACCACTGATCCCTCCGCCGATAATCATGACGGGTTCCAGGCTAGGGGCGGAACTCACGTACCATCTGCACCACGGCCTTGACGTTCTCGACCGGAGTTTCGGGGAGAATGCCATGGCCCAGATTGAAGATATGGCCTGGACGAGTGCCGGTGCGCTTCAGGATCTCGTGCACCTTCGACTTCAGTTCCGGCAGTGGCGCAAACAACGCGGTCGGGTCGAGGTTGCCCTGGACAGCAGAGCGATAGGAGATGTCCATCCAGGCCTGGTCGATGTTCATGCGCCAATCGACGCCCATCACATCGCCGCCCGCGGCATGCAGTTCGCGGAAGAAGCCCGCGCAGCCGGTACCGAAGTGGATCACCGGGACACTTGAGGTGCGAATGCGCTCAATCAGCGCGCGCGAATAGGGCTGGACATAGCGGACATAGTCGTCAGAGGCGAGAGCGCCAACCCAGGAATCAAAAACCTGGATGCAGCGGGCGCCGCTTGAAACCTGCATGAGCGCAAAGGTGCCCAACACGTCGACGATCTTGCCCATCAGACGGCGCCACAGCGTCTCGTCGTGGTACATCATCTTCTTTGTTTTGAGGAAGGTCTTGGACGGGCCGCCCTCGATCATATAGCTGGCCAGGGTGAACGGGGCGCCCACAAAGCCGATCACCGGAACCTTGCCTGCGAGAGTACGGGTGACCAGTTGGATGCTTTCTCCGACATAGCCGAGATCGTCCGTGTTGGAGGTGGACAGCGAATCGACATCCGTGGAGGTTTCCACCGGGTTATCGATATGCGGCCCTTCACCCGCAAGAAACTTCAGCTTCAATCCCATCGGTTCGACGGGCAGCAGAAGATCGGCAAAGATGATAGCTGCGTCTACGTCGAGAATTTCGATCGGTTGGAGGGTGACCGCGGCCGCTAAGTCCGGGCGCTTGCAAATCTCGAGGATTCCGGTCTTGGCCCGGATGTCGCGATATTGCTTCATGTAACGGCCAGCCTGGCGCATGAACCAGACAGGACGGACATCGGTGTTGCGGCGCCGGCAGGCGTCGAGGAAACGGGAGTTCATTGGAGCCATTCGCATGTCGTTTCCCACTTCTGGCTCCGGGTACCTTCGGGGCAGATGAGAACACGCATTCCTTTCGGTTTGTGGCGGGCCGCCCAATCGCGGCCAAGTATATAGAGTGGTTTCGCCCAGGCTTCTGTGTCAATCGCCTTGGATCCAACCAGTGAAACAGACAAAGTTCCCTGCGCGGGAAAGCCGGTGCGGGGGTCCATGATGTGGCTATAGATATTGCCGCCAGCCATGAAGTACTTTTCCGAACTGCCCGAGGTCGCCATCGCTTGATCCCGGAGCATCAGTTCGGCGACACTGCGGTCTTTGTAGGCAGGATGCCGGATACTCACCTTCCAACCTGGCTCACCCGGAGGGGTTCCCAGGCCATAAAGGCTCGACCCCGATGCGGAGACAAAGGCACTGGTAATCCCGGATTCCCGTAGAATCGCCACCATCCGGTCCACGGCATAACCCTTGCCGATCCCACCGGGATCGATTTCCGTTTGCGGATTGTCAAAGCGAACGGTCTGCGTGTCGCGGTCGAGGATGATGTGCTGGTAACCAACGGCGGACATGGCGGTGCGAATTTCTGACCGGTGCGGAAAACGCCCTGACCCCTTGAAGAAGCCCCAGCGCCGCATCAGCGGCCCTACAGTAATATCGAAGGTTCCTTCACTCTGACGGCTATATTGCAAGCACGCTTCGAGCAACTGGAACAGTTCAGCCGAAATTTCGACAGGCCCTTTTCCCGCTCCCGCATTCACTTTCGACCACTCGCTGGTCGGCTTGTAGTTGGACAACAGTGAATCGAGACGGCGTGCCTCTTCGAGAGATTCCGTCACGGCAGCCTCGAGCTGGCTGCGATTTTTGCCGTAGGCGGTAACTGTAAATACCCCGCCCATGCAGTCTACGCTTGCCTCATACCGAAGGACTTCGTGGCCCTCAGTTTGGCTCCAACCCAAAACAACTAGAACTAAAAGTAGCACAGCAGGTACGATTTTCGAGGAGTTTCGCCTTACCTTCGTACACTTTACAGAAGCCACTCGTTTTTAGTCCTTTGGACGCCCTTTTTGGATGCGTTTGAGCAAATCGGTCACCCGGGCCCGAGGACCGAGATTCATTGCAGAGTTGAAGTAAATCTCAGGAGTGTAAAACAGATCAATGCGTTGCGCGAGTTCTTTTCGAAAGTAAGCTTTGGTGGTCTTCAGTACTTCCAGAATCTTCTCTGCTTCTTCGCCTTGAGCCGGAATGTGGACGCTCACGGCCACCTTCTTCATGTCAGGGGAAACCTGCACGTCGGTCACCTCAAGGCCCGCCAAGCGCGGGTCCTCCAGATCGTAAGCGATCATTTCGGTGATCTCCAGGCGAATCGCTTCCGCGACTCGTTCAAAACGGCGGCCTTCCACAACTCTATTATCCGGCCTGTCAGCCCAAACAAGGAAGAATTTCTTTGGCTGCTAGCTGGCGCCGTGTCTGCTGAGGTACCCGGCGACCTCTGTCTTACCTCCGTGCTGGGCCCAGCCGAGCGGTGTGGCCTGCCAAAGTTTGTCCTTGAGATCCAATTGCGCGCCTCGATCCACCAGCAGCGCGACCACCGCAAAATGACCGGCGAGAGCGGCCTGGTGCAGCGGTGTGGCATGGGAGTGGAGATGCGCCGGGTTGTAGCGATTGGGGTCTTCGCCTGCATCGAGCAGCAGCTTCACAATCTCGACCTTGCCGAGTTGCGCCGCAAGGGCCAAGGCCCGATGCCGCTCTTCCACGCCGGCAGCTGGCAGCAGCCGTTTTAGGTCCTCGATCCGTCCCAATCCGGCTGCTACGGGTAGCTGATCCACCCTCGCGCCCCGCTGGACCAGCGTTTCTGCTGCGTTTTCAA is part of the Bryobacter aggregatus MPL3 genome and encodes:
- the hemE gene encoding uroporphyrinogen decarboxylase, yielding MAPMNSRFLDACRRRNTDVRPVWFMRQAGRYMKQYRDIRAKTGILEICKRPDLAAAVTLQPIEILDVDAAIIFADLLLPVEPMGLKLKFLAGEGPHIDNPVETSTDVDSLSTSNTDDLGYVGESIQLVTRTLAGKVPVIGFVGAPFTLASYMIEGGPSKTFLKTKKMMYHDETLWRRLMGKIVDVLGTFALMQVSSGARCIQVFDSWVGALASDDYVRYVQPYSRALIERIRTSSVPVIHFGTGCAGFFRELHAAGGDVMGVDWRMNIDQAWMDISYRSAVQGNLDPTALFAPLPELKSKVHEILKRTGTRPGHIFNLGHGILPETPVENVKAVVQMVREFRP
- a CDS encoding FAD:protein FMN transferase; translated protein: MGGVFTVTAYGKNRSQLEAAVTESLEEARRLDSLLSNYKPTSEWSKVNAGAGKGPVEISAELFQLLEACLQYSRQSEGTFDITVGPLMRRWGFFKGSGRFPHRSEIRTAMSAVGYQHIILDRDTQTVRFDNPQTEIDPGGIGKGYAVDRMVAILRESGITSAFVSASGSSLYGLGTPPGEPGWKVSIRHPAYKDRSVAELMLRDQAMATSGSSEKYFMAGGNIYSHIMDPRTGFPAQGTLSVSLVGSKAIDTEAWAKPLYILGRDWAARHKPKGMRVLICPEGTRSQKWETTCEWLQ
- the rbfA gene encoding 30S ribosome-binding factor RbfA, yielding MEGRRFERVAEAIRLEITEMIAYDLEDPRLAGLEVTDVQVSPDMKKVAVSVHIPAQGEEAEKILEVLKTTKAYFRKELAQRIDLFYTPEIYFNSAMNLGPRARVTDLLKRIQKGRPKD